From Danio rerio strain Tuebingen ecotype United States chromosome 2, GRCz12tu, whole genome shotgun sequence:
acttagatgcacacggcaggtagcgtcagaaagccgcatgtgttattccggtcactaaatgcggtgaaaaccctacacgaggttaaagtttggttgctaacgtgtttacactctgtgcaatagttaacttagttcgatacgaacaaactgaataaacaaagagcgctggtcgctcacttaccaaatctgtagagacagaacaatcaccagcaactagagccgcgtctttattaagaggagactacaagcgaatccggatcccagcgtttgcagatgagaacagctctcaggtaaacaataatcctccttagacacgtaagttattgttgtggagcgtcgcgtacactgttaatccacacgtgagtctgcgctctcacagagagaaaatgaaaacaaaactgaactgcagcaaactataaaagcaacacttcacgcttgttttgccaacacaacgtggcgtctctgtcgtataaacactgtgacagtaatgaatattaatgaagttgcacaatagagcgcgctgattggtttgaaccaagctttactcatgcattaatgcagcacactgtaagacgtaataagacacactctggcacaggcgtccagtctgcacgctggaatacacgctattatgtcatgaccgtgacgcagcttcaaaaattagtttcaaacaggaagtacgaattagcttgaaataacgcaaaaacaaccaatttacactttttagtgaaatataggtgtcctaatagtgtttttagcagtgtgggacacatatcactgtcaacagctcaacacatgtgttctggtgtttcgtgaccctttaaattggTTACATTAATTTCAAAATAATATTCATAGTCGAATGATATCCAATTTTCCCATGTTTGCCGTTTTGGGTGTATCTTGTATcccgaattttcagttttggtttcGACccataattttaatatcaatatttaatataataataataataataatatttttatttgtttattttagactCTGAGGAGGCAACAGAGGACAATCAAGAACCAGATGAAGACGACCAAGACTATCAGAAGACCCAAATCATCACAGATGGCCAAAACAAATCAGAAATCACGAGTCGAGAAAAACCAAAGAGGCCTGAAGCGCGTCCGTTCAGATGCCTGCAGTGTGGAAAGACCTTCAAAAGAGCTACGGATGTGAAGAGTCACCTGCGCTACCATTCAGGCGAGAGACCGTTCACCTGCGATCAATGCGGGAAGAAGTTCATCCTAGCGTCTCACCTGAAGACTCACCTGTCCGTGCACACCCACGAGAAGCCCTTCCTGTGCTCGATTTGCGGGAAGAGTTTCACGCGGCTCTTCACGTTTAAAGATCACGAGAACATCCACAGCGGCGTCCGGGCGTTCAGCTGCCCCGACTGCGGGAACACCTTCATCACCGCAAACGCGCTGAAGATGCACCAGCGGGTTCACACCGGCGAAAAAccctacaagtgttcacactgcggccGCAGATTCAGCCATTCCGGAGGACTGCGGAGACACGAGCGCATTCACACCGGAGAACGGCCGTATCACTGTCCCCTCTGCGGACGGAGATTCACTCAATCCAGCAACCTGCTGACACACGCCAAACGCCACTGTCCCAAGTCACGCTAGCAGAACGATAACCACTGATGTTAAACTTATATACCGTTGAAAGCAAAAGTTTACATCCACTGTATAATAAGGCAGGGGGTCTCAACTGGTTTgcccatgggacccacatttttacatggtcatcaggccgcgacccaaatttttagaaaCTATAATACAACTTTAGGAGTTATAATtaacttgtatttatttgttaacatacacaagtagtgacagataaattatAAGACATTCATAGagacttaggccgtactcacactaggtacagatgcctcgaaccgggccaaagcacgcttgtccccttcccgtctcccccgacggcccgcgctcacaccatatcggcacgcttacgtcatcgctgctgcgctgttcagaagcgctctctatggcaagcctttttagcatttaaatctttgttctgactccataaatatatttagagatatctctaattatattttgactagtcataattataattcgactagtcagaataacaattagagatatctgcaattacaattgtactagtacgaaatcagattggagatatctgcaaatatattatgactagtcatattcctccattgacttccattgaaaaatatttgcagatatctctaaatgagttttgactagtcacaattgtaattagagatatctctgagtttttactagtcataatacatttggagatgtcttcaattcgtcatatttagagatatttactaatatatttgaagatatctctaattaatttactaatagtcgaattacagttgaagatatcttgaattggatttttgacgagtcaaaactcagagatatctgcaaatatttttcaatgaaagtcaatggaggaatatgactagtcataatatatttgcagatatctccaatctgatttcgtactagtacaattgtaattgcagatatctctaattgtcattctgacaagtcgaattataataatgacttgtcaaaatatataattatatctctaaatatatttatggatagtcagaacaaggtttaaatgttaaaacggcttgccatacgctctcacccagtagcacagtggagatttctctagttatatcgtttcagtcgtgtgatatgcagtgacatgctgtcaaatatttcgccaaacaatccttagggatgcggggacacgcagtcagatattttactgaacagatccgccacttttggcgctcataaacaatcattaagctctcgtgctgcaggaatgaggaggtctgctgaaggtgcagctgtcatgctgtgaggagttctcgtctttaataaactacggcagtttgcgttcactgaacagtaagaatgattaataaatccatatgaaacagccccttaaaagtcacgtctcgctttcggtttcgggctttggcgcgtttcgcactcacacacaagcgtaccgcgccaaagcccaagtgtaccgcgctcaggcacacctcttccaaccgggccagggccggccaagtgaaccatgcttaaGCCCGATTcaacgcactcacacttctcaaacgatccgggaaacgggcctgggcacggtacggatggcatagtgtgagtaggcccttacaaatcaacaatattttattgctgtcatttaacaaaatggatcaaattatagaaatattataaaataaaaacaacagatattgtaaacagtggttagggtaaggaaaagttcagttactctgaactaaactgaactgttattaaacatgttgtctggtttctaaatgtcattttaatttggAAGGTTTCTCTCTTATGAGAgtacctcactacatatgacacgaGGCTTTAGGtattttttgtcgtcaatatatgtaaatcaatactttaaatattcgggGTCGTACAAACGGTAGGGTTTTCGCGCacgaatttcaaaataaaagtccgggaTAAGCAAAATAAGGAAttcaacttttgttgtttttttgaccacacactccgcgaccctcTGAAAATGTTTCCGCGACCTAACACTGTAATAGGGCACATGAGCATTTAAAGAAGCCAGATGTTAATGTGAGTAAActgtttctcttttaggtaagtgaggatgatcacatgtgtttctgttctgcttaacagcagaataatgagagagagatatgttgagaaattgttataacttttcttaatagtcaagtttacacacaataagattattctgcctctggaaaagctcagatgatgatgtcagggttttggaagtttctgattggctgattgacaacatttgagttaatgtgaggcacaactgtagaatagtgttgaaggaaaagctcaaacacactgcttcactgtgtgacaacatggggaaatcaacaagccagaatcaacaacaaagccagattaccattagctgaatgacactggggAAAGACTAatgttggagacatgtcctgtgctctgatggagctaagattgaactgtttggccataatgagcagtgttacatttggaggacaaaggggaaagcgcacaagcctagaacaccatcccaactgtgcagtatgggggcggcagcatcatgttgtggggctgttctgctgcaggagggactggtccacttcacagcatagatggcatcatgaagacagaacattatggagaaatgctgaagcaacatctcaacacatcagccaggacattacaacttgaccacaaatgggtcttccagacagaccatgaccctgagcatactgccaaatgagttcaaatgtgctttaaggacaacagagtgaatgttttggagtggccatcacaaagccctgatctcaatcctatagagaatgtgtgggcggagttgaaaaagcttgtgcgagcaagacagcctacaaatctgactcagttacagcaattctgtcaggaggaatgggccaaaattcctgcaaactattgtgagaagcttgtggaaaaAGACCCAAAAcacttgaccaaagttatacagtttaaaagcaaagcttaaaaataccaaggaaatgtgtgtaaacttttgactgtctagaaattaataaaacattctctcattattctggcaattagcaaatgtaaatcatttaggtaatcctaacaaacCTAacatagtaaacgtttagtatcatttaccatcagacatttatttaaaaatggttatgttccttttttagagtgtgttCTGCTTTCATTTGTAACTGAACAGATGTGAGTTTTTGTCGTGTTTTTTGACCACATCTATAAACATTTCTGTAAACTGGAAGCTGCAGATGTTGTTTTTTGTTCGTATTGTGAtgcagagaaacagaatattaaatgatagaacagtgggcgtggcttgttttgtctactgtgagctgattggatgtagtaaagagggcatttcattcagaaagatgggggaaAGTTTTGGGGAGTGGCTGATGTGGACAACTGGATTAAACAGTATATTTCAAGGTTTCCTTCTATTTGTTGGGACATTGTGAAATTTGGTGTACATTTGGACAGCAAAGATGATGACTTAACTGcacattgtttattcattttacttaatttatttattcatttacttaactTACTTTATTCTTCATCCACAATTGCAAAACTTTGAAAACAGCTTCTAAATTGATTGTTTGCCACCTATGCACAAGCTTTAAAAACAATGAAGGGTGAGAAGGCTAAACAATTGTATGATTTGTTCATATAATTTGGTTTTACTTAACCCCTTAcagattttctttttgatatcTGCACGGtatgttgttcttttttttgttaagtttttttgtacgttttatttgtattttttgtcttaATTTTATGCTTTTGTATTTGATTCACTGTATATCTGACATGTCTCGGTCAGTTTGTGCAAGATTATGTTTGGACTGAGTTTGGCCTGAATTGTTATGTTTTTGAAAGGCAAATAAAAAGTATCAGATCAGTTATTTGCTTTTACAGGGATCTAAATTTCAATTTAGAACAcgtaaatataaacaatatagaTTAAATTGAGGTAGAAAATGCTCTTGGAAATCAAATTAAGAGTTCCGCGCAGCTTTATGACGCCACAACACATTAAACTAGAGGTCTCTTTCAGTAACGTCACGTTATCATTTTATTCGCTGAAATTTCCATCTAAATACATACAGTAAGAAAATATTACACTACATTTAATCACTAGTATAAATCACTGGTATGGTCGAGTATCGATTTTACCAAAAATAAACTATCATTTACGGACGTGacgaagacttttattttgaactgTGTTGTCATAATCCTGCATCGctcgctatgtgtgtgtgtctgaggggGTTCTGTAGAGGAGAGGTTTGTTTACATACTTACCCCTTCATTATTTACCGCTGTTTTAATGTATTTAgagtatttttgtttaaaatagttAACATTATATGTAAAGCAGTGCTGTAGGCAGACTTTTATCGCAACATTTAACGGTCATAATTAATATCAGTATCATTTTGATTGGCTATAACGTTACTTTTCTAATATAAgatgtattattaatatcatcattattaGTTACATTTTCTCCTGATCTCGGCATAATAAAGTTCTCACCAAATAAAAACGTTTCTCGTGATCATGTAATTTGGTGAGAACTTTATATTATGGCAAGATCACGAGAAactgatataaataaaaataaaacgtattatattaataaaacgtattaaTTTAACAATTATTGTAGCTCCTAGAATTAATCCCACTTTATTTTACATATCCTTTATGAATAAAAGTATTTGATCGGTAAGTTTGAAGACAATCATATTTGTGATTTAATTGTATTCCTTATAGGCTCTCCAGAAGTTAATGCAATGATTTTAAACACCACTGTTGGACAAAATATAGTATAAATGCAGCTTGATTAATGAACATGTAACATCACAGTCAGTCAAACTCAATATCCAAAAACACATTTCATTTATATAGATATtaggatattattattatttcatcaaAGAAGGAATACGTTTTAAACTAATATATTTGTATACTGTGTAACTGGGTCTGCCTATTGTCTACatcctattgtaaatatttgcattttatttttttttttccagtaattTCTTCTCATCATCTGGAAAATGACAATGTGCAAAAACCAGCGGTGAAGATGGAACTGCTGAAATCTGCATCACATAAACCTACAAACATGGAGTGTGTTAAAGAAGAGTGTGAAGACGTACATATTCCAGATCCATGCACTGTGAAAGATGAAGAAACCGAGGAACAAATAGGTTAGTTTGCTTTCTCGAGTGTTTACTCTGAAGAAGTTATGATATTttagggtaacactttaatttaaggtgTCATTgttgcatacagtatgttttatacactcaccggccactttattaggtacaccttactagtatcggatTGGACCCCCATTTTGCctccagaactgctttaatccttcatggcagagattcaacaagctactggaaatattcctcagagattttgctccatattgtcatgatagcatcacacagttgctgcagatttgtcggctgcacatccatgatgccaatctcccgttccaccacatcccaaagctcgATGGTTGGTGGAGCGGTGGCACTTCACatgttgagccctatgtgtgcacgtgccaaattctctgtaaaccctagagatggttgtgcgtgaaaatcccagtagatcagcagtttctgaaatactcagagcagcccgtctggcagctgCACccaagtctcttaaatcccctttcttccccattctgatgctcgctttgagctgcagcagatcctcttgaccatgtctacatgcttaaatgcagtgagctgctgccatgtgattggctgattagaaatctgcgttaacaagcagcttgacaggtgtacctaataaagtggccggtgagtgtttactTACTAttgtaaatacaaataattatgcataattacatgcaaataGACGGCTTGCCGTCCAACCCTATTTTAAtcaatgaatattaatattagtagtttaaaatatttagcaaataaaataaacaacaagcaAAACTATCTTATTCAAAAGcttataaatatatttcttaccccattggcggattattttgcttgttttaaggaaaaactcactgaattttgactcattattcctgaaaacaaaacaatatgttgtgcttgtctagaaaatgcttcttaatttaggaatttgtagatatttggactcaaaacaagacaaaaactccaagCAAAATAGCATTGTCTGCAGTGTGTGTCCACCTTTGACATACAGAATAAGATTATttagtgtgtttaaaaaaataacaataattttgacATCATTATATATATTTGGACTCGAAACTAGTAGCATTTTTACCATTGATGTACTGCAAACCTCCATTCTGCAAGTGAATGAATCCTTTACTATGTTAATGTCAGACTGTACGCCTGTAAAGGAGGAAACCCAAGATGTGAAAGATGAAGAAGAGGATGAAGAACAGCTCATTGACCCAGAAAGTACACAGACATCTCTCAGTTGCACAGAAACACACAATAAGCGCTTCAAAAGAAGACGCCTACAAACAAAACCAGGCTTCAAATGCAGccaatgtggaaagagtttctcTCGTGAAGGACACCTCGAGAGCCACATGCGGATTCACACCGGGGAAACCCCGTTTACCTGCAAGCAGTGCGGAAAACGCTTCAACCAGAAGGGAAATCTTTACAGCCATATGAAGATCCACAGCGGAGAGAGTCCGTTTAGGTGCCAGCAATGCGGGAAGAGCTTCAACCAGAAGGGAAACCTGAAACtccacatgagaatccacaccgGAGAGTGTCCGTTCACATGCAAACACTGCGACAAGAGCTTCTCGCTGAAGGGAAACCTCATGAACCACATGAAGACTCACTCCGGAGAGAGATCGTTCGCATGCAGGCGCTGCGGGAAGAGCTTCACGCAAAACAAAACGCTAAAGTCTCACATGAAGGTGCACGAGGGAGATCAATGCGGAGTATGTTCACGTCACAGATCCAGCTGTTCTGATGCCAAATGCTCGAACAGACACTTGAGAACTAAACATGAAGAAAAGCAAACTGTTGAATGCAGTGAGATGGGAATCTCAGATGATCAACGTTTAACATCTGACGACAGAGAAAAACCCTTCCAATGCCAGCAGTGTCCGAGGAGTTTCCGACTGAAGAGGTTTCTCCAGCTGCACTTGAGGATTCACACCGGGGAGAAACCGTTTGTGTGCCGACACTGTGGGGAAACTTACACACACCAGGGAAACTTCAAGGTAGGCGGACACACTTTACTTTAATGTGCAGTTCACCATCCACTGATTAAACATATcggtaaattagcagttttccatattttggtcGTATTATTTCTGCTTATTATGGGATTTTAATATTTCTGACAGCAAATTTTACCCTTGAAAAgtgtgaaaaagtgacttttaggGGCCCGATCATAcacggcgcagtgtggcgcagggcgtggcgcagtagtcttttggtagtttcagcttggcgcaagagtggttttgaggcgttgcgcttcgctgtttaaatagcaaatgcattagcgctcatatgtgcgtccataggcgttctggtctaaaaaggaaggtgttctgaggcggaccgctggcgcgttgctattttgagaaactataatagatttttcattagaccaaaacaaacccggtctaaactccagcgcagagttgcgcctcgcttacacactgcttaatacacacaagagagcaatacgcaaatatctttacatatgaaaaaatataaatattaaggatatatataggatataataagaatagatacagaatataaatataaaggattaaaatattacaaaacatattattttctagcctacataaatatgaaaaatcactgctttatgtcttcttcatctcgggaggctttttcagttcattcataacaatttgcttttgtataatgttattattattagcagtattatttattatatccatatttatatttgttttattaaaaacaagcttagatttgtccacctgtcaggttttagaccatatggggcacagcatgtgttttaggatataactcaggtttttgagcacacttcattattattgttcatttattcgtttgctggaaattagaactgaatttagaaatagttttaaaacaaatatttgtgcttaacaaacaaaattaattatttatagactaattgatgtctgtgcgtaaaggtttccctatccaagagcgaatgtgaaagtagatctattatctcttattctcacgcagtagatgctctgtttaactgttttctgttaataaactgtgaactgtttgcttgtgaaatgctcagtttttccacttaagcccctttcacacaattttccggaaaggttgtatgtgtgaacaggtcctttttgaaaataccggtaaattcgttctggctattttccggaaagagaagttgtaacattaccggcaatttgccggaatgctgcgctgtgcataagcgcgtgcacgtctagaacgtgctgacgtgagacgtctgctttagccaatcagaacagtcagacgcattcacgtccgcgcggtttgtgagaataaaaacctttgtatatttttccagacacatttagctgctagaagttagtcagatcacgtttatatgttcttcttaatgccaactgtgtaaataatcatcgatgagatgcttataataagccgttgtttgtttaccttcaagctttgcgtgtgcctgtggaacagcctgtgagcgcctgcacacgcacatattatgaacatctcgacatgcgaaagtgatcctgcgaaagttgttcacaatattgatcatccacagagtttgtaatttagtcaaatgtttacaaacacaagcacagctgtttaaagctcatttgtggtgaatgatgtcagaatttaccgctattttggaatggatgtgtgaatgctcttttccggaaaatttccgtaacgtcctcgcctgtgtgaacagcgcttttttgaatataccggtaaagtcgttccggagattttccagatatttaccggtatcactgtgtgaaaggggctttagacttactttgcgtcctgtaaatagtgaatgcgctcttggcgtgacgcagctgactcttaaagggaatgggagatgagactctgattggttttttctcaaaacacacctataactcattaagaaaattaactcaacccttttagaccatgtgccatggcgcaaagcggattttcccgtccttaaattagcaaaaatgcattctgacacaccctgaaagcgtttgcgccctgcgctttgctctctgtgcatggactgtcaaaatagagccctaagaagAAGTTAACACAACTAATTATTTTGAGTCAACGGTACTGAAGTTTGCTTtaataaaaagttgtaaataCAAGAAATTaaggcaatcagtttcctcaattTTTCTAAGTAAGgtcaacttattacattttacagtgtagatattcttcaagacactagtgttcagcttaaagtgacatgtaaaggctcactagggtaattagggtaaag
This genomic window contains:
- the LOC101885450 gene encoding uncharacterized protein — protein: MSDSESSQIINEDEHEAQRDSEEATEDNQEPDEDDQDYQKTQIITDGQNKSEITSREKPKRPEARPFRCLQCGKTFKRATDVKSHLRYHSGERPFTCDQCGKKFILASHLKTHLSVHTHEKPFLCSICGKSFTRLFTFKDHENIHSGVRAFSCPDCGNTFITANALKMHQRVHTGEKPYKCSHCGRRFSHSGGLRRHERIHTGERPYHCPLCGRRFTQSSNLLTHAKRHCPKSR
- the si:ch211-241e1.5 gene encoding uncharacterized protein isoform X1 — its product is MELLKSASHKPTNMECVKEECEDVHIPDPCTVKDEETEEQIDCTPVKEETQDVKDEEEDEEQLIDPESTQTSLSCTETHNKRFKRRRLQTKPGFKCSQCGKSFSREGHLESHMRIHTGETPFTCKQCGKRFNQKGNLYSHMKIHSGESPFRCQQCGKSFNQKGNLKLHMRIHTGECPFTCKHCDKSFSLKGNLMNHMKTHSGERSFACRRCGKSFTQNKTLKSHMKVHEGDQCGVCSRHRSSCSDAKCSNRHLRTKHEEKQTVECSEMGISDDQRLTSDDREKPFQCQQCPRSFRLKRFLQLHLRIHTGEKPFVCRHCGETYTHQGNFKVHVRMHTEERPFICPHCGKHFHHQGNLRSHMRLHTREKPYPCPLCGESFVYSTHLKTHLEFHSERGKSHMLKREYVNEPSSQSEDSRFICDCCGRNFLSRYHLEVHQICRGDDRPHVCCFCSMSFKWIGNLKAHMRWHGSVKAAAGVIRRPLIHSDAKTDEESGKLKRGTCETSTEAERREKNGEKLYYCSTCGMSFSTCIYLLAHKKKHCPK
- the si:ch211-241e1.5 gene encoding uncharacterized protein isoform X2; the encoded protein is MRIHTGETPFTCKQCGKRFNQKGNLYSHMKIHSGESPFRCQQCGKSFNQKGNLKLHMRIHTGECPFTCKHCDKSFSLKGNLMNHMKTHSGERSFACRRCGKSFTQNKTLKSHMKVHEGDQCGVCSRHRSSCSDAKCSNRHLRTKHEEKQTVECSEMGISDDQRLTSDDREKPFQCQQCPRSFRLKRFLQLHLRIHTGEKPFVCRHCGETYTHQGNFKVHVRMHTEERPFICPHCGKHFHHQGNLRSHMRLHTREKPYPCPLCGESFVYSTHLKTHLEFHSERGKSHMLKREYVNEPSSQSEDSRFICDCCGRNFLSRYHLEVHQICRGDDRPHVCCFCSMSFKWIGNLKAHMRWHGSVKAAAGVIRRPLIHSDAKTDEESGKLKRGTCETSTEAERREKNGEKLYYCSTCGMSFSTCIYLLAHKKKHCPK